The following DNA comes from Apis cerana isolate GH-2021 linkage group LG14, AcerK_1.0, whole genome shotgun sequence.
CGACCGATTACCTTACCGTCTAATTACGATATAATTCCTCGTAAAGATCGTAagtgataaaatgatattttttttccagcgagtagaattttaacaaatttcccgttgttttataaattttgcctAGATTAATAAGTAATCGGGAGAACGAGCGCGGTTTCTATTGTTATCTTCCTCGATTACGAGGCGCAAAAATTTAACATCGTCCAATTCGTCTCGAATTTATTTCACGGAAATCCCTTCGTTATtctggaagaagaagaagaagaaaaaaaaaaagacttcaTCGAGGCAAGGCGGTGAAAATTCGTTATACTCCTCTGTAATTATATCCACGTCTCTCTCATTGAGCGCGACTACAACTCCCACGAACAAGTTTCCAGGTGCATGACTAATGCAATCCTTCCCGCGCatgacaattattttttatcgtccAGGAAACGGGCATCTCGTAATTTCCTTCGTCTCGTAGCAGTCGTTACCGAAGCAGTGTCTTACTGAAAATCTGTCTATGTCGGTGCGAGTACGATCCAGGAACGGGTATCTGAATTGCGAGCGGATATCGTCGATTACGGGCACGGTTTTCCGGTTTGGCCGGTGCGTGTACAGGTTCCAACGACTCGTGCGTGGCTAAACACGGCGGAAGAATTTTGATGGACCGCGCAAGAGAAAGTATCGAAAGGCCCGTCGCGACGTTCACCCTGTTAAATTGCGTTTCGCGTCCGATCCTTCACCCACGATCCGTTACGACGACGCGTCGTCACGTGACCGACGACGGCTACGTCCCGTGTGAAAAAAGCGGCgaggaatttttttccaactGCCGCCGATACAATTGCCCTGCCTCCTCGAAATCCGTGGTTCCTTTCGGATTCGGGGCTCGTAGGGCTCGATCGATGGACGAGGCATTCGAATCGACCGAATCCGAGGATTGTCCCCTGCCCTCCTCGTCTCGCTcatcaattattttcgtaGCGAAAATTACTTTCGTATCCCATTAATTCCCCATTTGCTTCCCCGATTATTTACGTAAAGATATTTGTTTCGAGATACATTCCTTCCCCCTCTCCggcctttttttttcgttttacgatttgtaaattaattgtaaaaatttattatatttatatatatatatatatataatatatatatacatgcacCGAGAACGGTATAAACAAATGtacttgattattttatcGCACGGTAGTTAGAATTTCGCGATAACGGCGCTTAACCCCTGTCCCCTGCTCGAGCCGAGGTCGACCGTGTAAAACGAGGTCAATTGTAAAATCTTGTACTCGAAATCCATTATTAGCCTCCCCCTACTATCTAATCATCGAAGCACCGTCAAACGGTAATGATCCGATCTTTAGTGATCCAAGAGACTTATCTCGGTGCACGTGAACCATGATATCAATGGCATGATAGTATATATGATGTTAATAAGAGATATTCGATGTCAGTAACATTTTTCTCTTATCCAGTGACGAATCGtgatcaaaaatttgtaacttAACGTTTATAGTTTTGATTCAAATCAAAGTTGTAAGATTTTTCTGCAGtatgtgataaaaattatataatttgaaacgatataatcaatgttgaaaaaatagttgatagttttttttttttattgtgtttAGAAGAAAATGATCGTTTTACGATcggtttaatatattaaacaaccGAATTACTTTTATCGGtattatcgtatatttaaTCAGTTATCattccatttataaattacttatgtttataaattatattctctacgaataattaaataacttaactttgtttttttcctttttctcgtttAGTATACGTTGGTGACATAACGAGACATGTCTGCAAATCCAGCATTTGAGGTATTTTTACATTCCATATTTTTCCTGCGCGATATCCCTATTCAATTATGCATAATTGTGTACAAATTTTTCGACAAGAGTACACTCTTTATAACCTCATTTAACTCATTCGTTACATTTTacgttaattcaaatataattttcaagaatccaTTTGTTCGATTgaggttaaaaaagaaactcgtTGGCATTTCCACGATTAACTATTTCTAACAAggtttctctatttttcttttttcttttttttttttttttagaacacCGAGTTAAACGTGTTAGAGACTGGTCATCTGACAGACGAATCGATAACGGAAAACAAGGTATGTAACATATTTGTAATTCTTGTTAAAGAATGCCATTGTTCACTGCAATTAATCGATGATTAGTTGATTCAATGAGATacttcgtttaaaatattgaatatcgataaatagataaaattgtgtagaattaaatttgttacgaaatattatctttgttatcacttgattatatttaattattatatttaattttttttaagaactaTATCTCTTTCAGGGGACAAGAGAAAAATCAAGTGATTGTATACAATCGATATACGATGCATTGGACGATTTCCTTTCGAAGCATCATCGAGTggttcattttttcttgatgACTCTAGgcaatttaattgtattaatttattttatttttgccacaatatattggaaaaatagtAAGTTGTCACAAGCGTGAAAATATGATTGTTCcgtttttacattattttattacattattataactCAGTCTTTGTTAGATTACAACTACTTCGATTGGTGCCATGGTTATGGTTTGCTACTCCTTATATTAGCGATCGTTTATGGCtcacttttttatcattatgccCTGAAACCtttctttggaaaaatattcgtttattgTCATCGGCCATACATCAGCAATATCACCAACAATTTCCGaaagataaagtaaaaatattcattcgaaACAAAACATTCGTtgctttaaaagtttttactaactattttattatattatttttttgcagaTATGGCAACATTATCGgtcaaacaataatttatacatgtatCTTTACTGCTATCATTGTATTCCTTATTATCGACACTGTAAACTCGAGAGAAAGATTAATGAGTGGAATCGGAATCATCGTATTGATAAGTTTAGGATGGATATTCTCAAAGCATCCTAGTCACGTGAGCAAATCTTAGTTTAATtaggattaattttaagaactatatcaattaattatttttaattcttttatcgaataataatataaatgtttacaaTCTCAGATtctctttatttatcatttaatatattaaagtatctATCGGaacaaatggaaaaataaaggataagaaaataacggctgtaatttttataaattcagatAAAATGGAAACTCGTATTGAACGCATTGATCGTGCAAATTATCTTTGGACTTTTTACGATTCGATGGTCTGTTGGTCGATCTATTTTCCAATGTATTGCTGACAAAGTAGAATCATTTCTCAACTTTGCAAAGATTGGTGCAAGCTTCATATTCTCCGATAAACTCATCGCAGATGGCATTTTTGCTTTCACCGTTAGTAAATTCTTTGCTTTTTGAAACCGTTCAACGAATCAATTATTACATTGAtcaagtattttttcttttaggtCCTCCCTGtgctcttttattttaattttatcattcaaatGTTGTACTATTTAGGTATTATGCAATGGATTATCTTCAATCTGGGTAAATTTCTGCAAAAACTCATGGGAACTTCGATTTGTGAATCAGTAGTTTGtgctggaaatatttttattggaatgGTAATTGGTATTATGTATTGGATTAAGATTTTCCTTAAGATATTGTGACTGTCCATTCATTTACAGACAGAAACACCGTTAATGATCAAACCTTATTTGAACAAATTAACTACTTCGGAATTGCACACTCTCATGAGTTCGGGTTTTGGTACCGTTTCAGGTGAATAAACAGCAAgcgatatttaattgattcccAAAGAAACATTAATCTCATTTTAAACTTAGGAACTGTTTTTGCCGCATACATCAATTTTGGTGCAAATCCTGCTCATCTGATAACCGCTACTTTGATGGCAGCACCAGCAACTCTCTGTTatgctaaattattttatccagAAActgaaaagattataattacatccgataatgtaaaattagaaaaatcgtAAGTTTGTAATAAgtttgaaatgaataatgtaATGTGATGCACCActgtatttttatcgaatgtattaattatcataaaaaatattattttagaaaagacACTGGTTTAATAGACGCAGCGAGTAAAGGTGCTACGGCAGCAATTCCTTtggtattgaatataattgctAATATTGTTGGGTTTGTATCCTTTATCGCATtagtaaattctttattatcctGGATAGGATCACTAATtggttatgaaaaattaagtttcgaagtaagtaaaaaagaaaaatattaatatcaagaaataatcgtttgcagatattatttttctaaaacgtATTCTTTTTAGCTTATATTATCGAAAGTATTTATACCTATAAGTTGGGTCATGGGAGTACCTTGGGATCATTGTGAGGATGTAGCAACTTTAATAGGTTTGAAGACTACGGTAAATGAATTTGTCGCTTATAAAGAATTgggaaaatataagaaagaaggTCGAATTTTTGGTAGAATCGAGGCTATAGCTACTTTTGCGATTTGTGGTTTCGCGAATCCTGGTTCTGTTGGAATCACTATAAGCATATTGACTTCTTTGGCTcctgataaaaaagaaattataagcaatattGTCATGAGAGCCTTCATTTCTGGATGTGTTATCACTTTTCTTACAGCCAGTGTCGCTGGTAAGATTTGAAAGATCATTATCGCATTAAGAATCTCTTTACTAATGAGAGTAATGTTTTTTAGGAATGCTGGTACCTGATGATTACGAACATATAAGTGCGTTCGTATCAAATAGGACACTTAGTTAATATTTCTAGGTTGTTATGTTTgccgtttaaaatatttaaatataaaataaatataaaatatttgtaaaatatatgtaaataggtAGGATAAATAAGGAAATCTACATTGTTTCaacttaattgatattatatcctatgtgttataatattaaaatttcatagctAATATCCCATAGCCATACcgattctttataaattatacaattcccgtattaataaatactaataaatatataataaaatgattacaaCATACAGTACGAATATGAAAACTTAAGCTAGTACATTTTGCAcgttttcgataattataaatacgataGTGTATAGTAATAAGTAAAGTATCACAAAAAACATTAATGAGATCGATATTCAATGTATGTATGGAATTGATATATGCATCACATATATGGAATGTTTGCTTTCTCAAGCACCAAAAAGTAAGTGCATTATTCttctaaagatatttttatggtAAACTATGAAGTTGATGAATTTCATAGAGATTGTGTGTACGATTGAACACATCTGCAGTTACTTCTAACATTTTTGGCAGGACATCAACATTCCTTTGAACGTCTGAACCACAgacctaaaaaaattaaattttaaaataatttattaattttataaaattaaattttagaacaatctattaattttagattaattaaaaaaaaatataaatattaacctttttaaataaaagttctcTGGTAGGCATTGTATACATGGCAACTACTGCAGCCTTTCTAATTACCCATGGATGATGCTTAgctaatgttttattataagcaTCTTGGCAACAACTGGATGTTTTATCACTATCTGAAAGATCGCCCAATTGCcttaaaaattctctaataaaatctgaaaatttaaaacatattagtaaatgaattaaaaataaatactcataaataaattttcatacattGTAGTACCTAAGCCTCTATGAAGCCTCAATAATGTACGAGCTCCATTCGAATAATCTCccttatctaaaattttgttttctttctcatATTCTATCATAGTCTTTATTGTACCATAGTTTTGATCGTTTTTATTGATCAAATCGATCAATATCTCAATCTTTTGCTTTAAATCCGAGGATACAAAGCCAAAAACACTACCCATCAGTTGAAAAAATCTGTATCATAAGTAATTATATCACACATATGTcagagagaaaaaacaaagataagAAGTGctcatttatattcatttataaaattaggtCAATAAAAGATGTTACATTGCATACGGCATtgacattatcattatcatttgttTTTCATAAGATTTTTAAGTGAATTTCACGAAGAAATCAAAATGAACACTAAgtagatgaaatatttaactaataGCTAAAAggttatatgtaataaaaaatacaatctgTTATCGTCTTACTTGTAAAGTTCATTATAGGCATCCAAATAGGCTTTGAGATCAATATCATCATCTTGAACGAGAGCTCGATCAAAATGATCATGAACAAGTCTGAGATCAAAATACATCAAATCCATGCCTTCCGCCATTTTCGTGTCACTATATTTAATCGACTACTGACTTGCTTGCTACGCACTTAAATCTTAAGCTGTGTTATCAAAGAtgacatattaattaaacacaGTTGGTGATAAAATgtgttatattaattgaaagtgAGATAAGATGTTAACAAAGTCAAATTGATAAGctgcatatttaaaaatcaatcttgTTCTGTTTTTAGGCtaaatagaatttgattatcaatgctgataaattttaatatcattaaggaacatttttattataaaaattatattaaaaaaatttagatacatataagaagcattttttaatatcaatgtgattgtaataaattttattttttgatccaGTATTTAGTTTCACATGGTTATGGTTTCAATTCGCTTCTTGAATTTGTCGCTTTAAAATCGTAGTAATCGATACTTCAGTTTATCGAATATGGCGACAGGTGAAGTGATAggttaacttttctttttaaattcattttattttattatttaaactacacgtaattataaaatttatcatttacatatataatattacaattacattATCATATTCAGATATTGtatgattttgtttttattattatgaataaagaataaggttatatatatatatatattttatattaaatatgttattattatatattaaattaattattaatattgaaatttctttacatttaagattaaatttaaatatgttgtaatataatatctgcttataatatttcatatttttatttcaatttttgtgatCAATAagttcaaagaaaattttggagAATTTTGCTGAGCTAGATACGATTCATTTATTGTGTTATGTTTTGGTTCATTTTCGAAAGAGAGATGTATCAGATCTATTATTTGGAAGTGATTGTGCAAATTTGacaaaattcataattgtaataatagcctttgttattatgttactatgtataatctttaaattattgacaagaatataaattctaacaTTAGCTTCGGCATATGAGTTTTAACGCAGTATATGAatcatattgtttaataagttctcaaaaatcaaataaaattttttttattaacaatattattttcaattttagcaaaaatgaaaaatatgacatattattgatgtgatatattattaattaacaattttataatataagattttatttgtcaAGATATAATCaagatataatcaaaattagaaaaaattaataatataatttttgcaaagtttcaactatatatgtttcatatataatcaattctattaataataagaagaattctataatttttttctgcaaattttatataaggtattctttcttattttatttattcttctataattatatttaatattatctcaatttattaatataagtttattcTATAATGAATAACATCGAATAACATTGAAAgtgacattaaaataataaaatgattttaggaTATAATttaggataaaaaatatatacatatggtACAATAGATTTATactttatcttaattatttatatttttatttttgtttttaactagaaatttattttttaaacttgaaaTATGTCTAtcgatttttagtttttttgttCCAAACAAGATTCCAAATATTTCCACTGGAAGACTGCTATACGTAGTCTTTTCATTCTCTTCTTTCCAActcaatttaattgaaaatgaatgatttttaaacattccaAACTTGTCTTCCAGCTTAGGTTCCAGCTAATTAATTACGGCAATTTAGATTTCATCGTTTGTATTATTGCATATTCATCTACCTAAGTTCATTCATGCGAAAGGAAATAAATGGGAAACAACGGAAAGATATTTTGTAGAGAAAGATACTCTTTTTAtaacttccttttttttttttttttacaattttataatttcaagaattaagTATTTTACTTACTAAAATCTTGCCATTTCagattactattaattataatcgaaaattgTTCATCCATAAACTTCAAACTGTACATTAGCACAAATCGGCAATTACCTTTATCGGTAACACGTAGAACAATGATACGAACAAAAGAGTTTGAGAATCTGGCTGACACTAGACGTATGACTGGATGTATGTTGGTAACTGGTGTCCCTGGGGGCGTTAAATAATTCACCACAGCTGGGACTGAGGGTTAGATAAGAGGCGAAGCTTGTGGGAGGGCGAAGGAGGCAAAGGTTGAAGGACCGATCAAATATTCAGGTCTACTTCAACGCGGATGGAGCTAAGCAACGTCGAGTATGAAAGCGTaaccgagaaagaaaaatctacgAAGTCAAATCTAACCGTGTCTGATACCGCTTCGAAAATATTCGCCCTGCTTACGAATTACCGAATTGACGTTCCAAATATTCAGGAGTATTCTATATGTCTCAGCCCTTTTTTTACGATGGTTATCCATATCTAACCAAGTGATCTCGCGAGGATTCAACTCGAACGACCAATCACGCTGAGACGCATAAAAATGTGTCACTGGGGTGTTGTAATGTCGGCCATCGAAGCTTGTCAATAGCGATTTCACCAATCGTCTTCATAGTGCTACGATGTGCTACGAATTCGGTCAACTTcagcattttttttcttttttttctctctctctaagtAGTATCCGAGACGGTAGAAATCATCCAAACGCGATCGTAAAAGAGATTTACACTACGAAGTAGTAATTTGATCATCAGTTCGATAATTGTTATGTCATTTACACTTTCACTTCATTCAATTTTGCCTACCcctcgaaagaaaattgatctcTCGAACGACAATTGGAGCGACATCGGTCGAAGAAAGGGTCCGAGAAAGAATTGGTCAACGAGGCGTGTTCCGCTCCTAATCATCATTCTAATTATCTCGGTAACCCAATCCACTGTTCGTGTCGCGCCTTGGCTTCCCGCCTCGATTCCCTCCTCAAACTTCTCGATTCTCTCGCCTCGATCCTCACCCTGCCTAACAAATTTTCTACCCTCCTCCCAAACCGGTGTCGTTCGTCTCCTTCGCCgatccttccctcccctctcccccttctctTTTCCTCCTGATTCTCGCTTCCTTTTCCTCCTTGGTCCCGCGACGcatctcctctcctttcttccaAGTTGAAGTCTAACTGCGGGATTGCCGACGACCGCCCATCTAAGTTTAACAATTAACGACCGATtagggaaaaataaattgatcgcAAACTAGTGGCGCGTGTCAGAAACAAGCGATCCAACTTATCCGGACGAATCGAGCATATTTGCATCTACATCCGATAAAGCTGTTGGAAACTTTTGATTGGGGGAGAAAATGTTAAACGAACGTGGAAGATGGTAGGAGAAAATTATTACCcatgagaaagaaatatttttatggataaagaagaaacgatcgtCACGGGGCAAAAGGCGAAgtgaggcgaggcgaggcgacgGTGACTAGACGTCAGACACCcttacgaatttttttcctcccttcgaCTCGTCCTTTTGTCCCGGTTGTCAAGGCTGACAAGGAGTGCAAGCATCGGGGACGAGGTATTTGTCATACGTCGATAGGCGTCAGGATTGACATACTCCGCGAGCGTGAAACGGAAGCGGCGTTTGGGGCGGCGACGATTGAAGGGTTCCGAGGGAAAGACAGATAAATATTTGAGGAATTTGTCGTCGTGAAAGAGGCCGAGAGACCTATCGCTTGTTTACCAGCTCTGTAAAAAAGGATTTCAGTCAATCCCCGTATGCAGAACGCACGAGGGTGAGGACGAGGGCGAAGACGATAGGGGATGTCCTCGTAATTATCGTGAGAAAACGcgatttttccttctctctctctctctctctctctattgtACTTTCAACGATGCATTATTTTAAcatgatttttatctttactcTTTTCTTCTCGCACGAATTCGCATATATTGATCGAAGCGAGCGGAAAATTGTAAACGTTATAGCCACCTGGCGATACGAAAGAGGCAAAAGGGAAACAGGTCGGCGAGTTTCACGTCTGTCGATCGGGGGGGATACTGTTCTACGGTACATGTACGTCGGATGTAACGGATCGAGCGCGAAAAGCCCAGGTAGCCGGCGTAAAACGAGCCCGGGAAGTTCATTAATGGATTAAGAGTGGTGGATCGATACGATTAGCGCGGCGCGCGAGCTAGCTAGCGAGCGAAGCAACACGCATCGAAACTTAAAACCTGCCCCCGATGCCCACCACCTCCCGATCAATTTTTCGCCCTGCGGCCCGGGCCACCTTGATTTATGGAAAACACGATGAAAGTGGCGATGCTCTGTACGGCACGTATAGGTGGCTCATATTATCGGCAGAGATAGATAAATCTGGATTACCAAGGATTCCCTTCGCGGGCGAAGACATACATTTcggggggaggagggtggGGTAAACGCGTTTTACCCCCGCCCCGTGTCCCGACACGAAtgaaaaaatcgaacgaaGTCATACGTGAACACGTCGACGATGTACATGAAAAAAAGGGTTCCGTTTCCTTTGCTGGCGAGCGAGTTTTAATAACACCCTCGTTCCCCGCTCGAATCAAGGCCGTCACAAGGCCGTTATGATAATTGTTCTTCGAGAGGATCCCTgggaatatatattaagcgTAATTCGGCGAGAATTCGTCGATAATCCCCGCTAGGCCAAGCGAGTCGTAACgatgctctctctctcctatCGATCCCATCGAATTGATATGAGAATCGTGTAGCATACGGCCCCTCAGACCTAGTATCGGGgttgaattttaaaactacCCCCTAGAGAGAGTTGGCGAGTTGGCGCCGGCCCGTCTTTTTGAATCAGACTCGTAGGACAAGCCCGGCCCCGTTGTTGCGTGAAGAACTACAAATCCCCTGGGACCCGTGCGTCGATACTTTCTTCGCCGACGAGATACATCGTTCAACGTATCAACTGTATAAACGACGACCAGTTGAAAAACGTATAAAGAATAACGTTCaaaactttttctctctctctctttaattCGTTTggcgaaaagaagaagaagaagaagaagaagcggaTTTCTACCTCTTTTCCGAGTAACGAGACTCGTAATATTAAATCTGGCTCAACGCTCGAAATCTTTCGAAGCCAGCCTCGCGGAGGCCGTGCTCATTTGCTCGGGAGGAGGATGGCGGTAGTCGTTGCTTGGTGACCTCGTAGATTAAAGACGAGGAGCAAGTACGATGGTCCCAGGCGACCCTTTATGTCGAGCCACGTCTCCACGCTTGCTTCAACTATGTAGAAGCAAGAGATGGCGAGGGTGGagtggggaggggaggggaacaGAGCGGCGGCGGGTTAGGAAGATAGGAAGGCGACAGGCAAGGCGGATGGAAGGAAGCAAGGTGGTAAGACTCACGGCGGGATGGCGGTTGGTTGGAGGTTTCAAGGTGGAGCCGGGGGGAGGGGGTGCCGCTGTCGTGGCTCTAATAAGCTACCCCCAACCACGTCCCACCTTACGACCCTTACATCCCTTTAGAGGCAACCCCGGCAATTTGATAAACTGTCACTAGCGGAAGGCCTCGCAATTCGAAACTGTCCTCCTTGACCCTATCGAACCCTTTCCTCTTCCACCTCCGcccgatttttatcatttcgccGCCCGACATCCTTCGTTCCCTCGATTCAAGACTCGCGAAACGGGACATATCCCATTTCC
Coding sequences within:
- the LOC108000993 gene encoding ceramide-1-phosphate transfer protein, coding for MAEGMDLMYFDLRLVHDHFDRALVQDDDIDLKAYLDAYNELYKFFQLMGSVFGFVSSDLKQKIEILIDLINKNDQNYGTIKTMIEYEKENKILDKGDYSNGARTLLRLHRGLDFIREFLRQLGDLSDSDKTSSCCQDAYNKTLAKHHPWVIRKAAVVAMYTMPTRELLFKKVCGSDVQRNVDVLPKMLEVTADVFNRTHNLYEIHQLHSLP
- the LOC108000990 gene encoding solute carrier family 28 member 3, which produces MSANPAFENTELNVLETGHLTDESITENKGTREKSSDCIQSIYDALDDFLSKHHRVVHFFLMTLGNLIVLIYFIFATIYWKNNYNYFDWCHGYGLLLLILAIVYGSLFYHYALKPFFGKIFVYCHRPYISNITNNFRKIKYGNIIGQTIIYTCIFTAIIVFLIIDTVNSRERLMSGIGIIVLISLGWIFSKHPSHIKWKLVLNALIVQIIFGLFTIRWSVGRSIFQCIADKVESFLNFAKIGASFIFSDKLIADGIFAFTVLPVLFYFNFIIQMLYYLGIMQWIIFNLGKFLQKLMGTSICESVVCAGNIFIGMTETPLMIKPYLNKLTTSELHTLMSSGFGTVSGTVFAAYINFGANPAHLITATLMAAPATLCYAKLFYPETEKIIITSDNVKLEKSKDTGLIDAASKGATAAIPLVLNIIANIVGFVSFIALVNSLLSWIGSLIGYEKLSFELILSKVFIPISWVMGVPWDHCEDVATLIGLKTTVNEFVAYKELGKYKKEGRIFGRIEAIATFAICGFANPGSVGITISILTSLAPDKKEIISNIVMRAFISGCVITFLTASVAGMLVPDDYEHISAFVSNRTLS